aatacctatttgtatttttatagaagGATCATGTTTAAAGtttgctatgattattgttgaaattcctgaagagatcaaaatatatttccccaaaATTTTCTCTCACTCATGAGTTTTAAAAGAATGGTAATACAAATGCTTATGAAATACaatcaaatagtcatttgaaaaactagtgtACGGGCCCAAATTTACCTGGGCCCGATATAACAAAACCAAAACAgtccaaattcataaaaaatttgtTTAAAGTCCATTTACAAGGCCCAAATACTCTATGGCCCAATGCACTACCCAATTTCACAAACCCAACAAAAAAACCCTAGGGCCCAATAAGCCCACTACCTAAACCAGTTTCAGCAAAGCTGAAACCCTAGTTTCTCCATGGCGCCGCAACCCTATGTGCTGGCCTCAGCACTCACAATGCTAGAACCAAGAGCCCCGTCCCATCGCCTTCACTGTCACCTGCAAACAAGCAAGAAAAAGGACAAAAAAGGGAGCAAAGAACagtaacaaaaagaaaaaagagaacagTAGCAGAAAAAGGGCGTGTATTCGGTtatatagcaaaaaaaaaaatgtaaacgAAGGGTTTTTTTTTAATACACAAAAAAGGGATTGTATTACGGATATTCAAGAAATCAAAGAGCAAATAAAACGAGAAAAAGGTTTATTTTGGATTGGAGTCTCTTTCTTTTTTTCGATCTCTTTTGATTTTTTGCTTCAaatctattaaaaataaaaagaaaagaagagaggaAAGGGGGTACCAGGATGGTCTCCATCGTCGAGAGCCCATCGTCGGCATCGGAGTTAAGCCGATTTGAGGCCttgtccttttttttcttttgcttctcGAGTCAAAAAGGCTAAGCCTTCGATTCCTTTTCGAAAGGAGGGGTTAAACACCCATTCCTAAGACTCGGGCCACCATCTACGGCCATGGCGCGTCGGACCTCCGACGGAAGCAGCGCCGGCCAAATAAGAGGAGGGTGAGAGGGAAACAGAGAAAACCCTAGAAATTTTTGAGGAAAAATAAagggaaaatattttttttgctcTGTTTTTTTGCTATTTATGAGAGGTCGATACGGCGCCGTTTTGAGTGTGGGCATTAGTgaccaaaacggcaccgtttggtGCTGACCTGGACGCGCGACTCGACCCGCctagaggatccgcgtgtttctgTTAAAAGGGTTATTTATCTCTTTGGTCCCTCCGCCTTTTCTATTCCTTTATTTAGTCCCATTTtgctctttttccttttttaaaaatCTCGCCcaattatttttttcatttctaaTTCGATCCCTGATTTGGACATATGAAACACAGCATATTATGATTTGGGAATTTGTCCCATTTCGTCATCGTGACTTTAAGCgcgttttgatttagtccctagtagCCTTTTTTATTTGTAAATAAGCACCCGGATTTTATTCcaattttaatttggtccttaGTTTGCTAAACTTGCTCATTTATCTATTtacttattcatttatttatttctaaaaaattttgtttattatcatttttcattctaagtctttatatatatatatatattatttatgttaaaactctcttatatgttatttattttaaagttctttttccatatattatttattttaaactactatacatattattattttgaagtttttatatacctttcattttaaattattttatacataataCGTGTTTTAAAATTTCGTATACATTATTTAGATATACTATTTTATACATTAATCATTTTAAATTCCTTTATTGTCATTTATTTTGAACTTTCtgtatattatttgttttaaaatattttttatatatactcattaccttacatacatatatatatacatagtttatgataaaatcattttattatatattattgatTTCATGTTACCTTATATatacattttgtttttctttttctcttttaagcctatcaatacatatatatatatatatatatatatatatgtttcctTTCAAATCTATTATGTATATAGTTTACTTTTTAAAAGAAACTTTTTTTAtgtacttttattatttaaaactctTTCATATATTATCATCCCTTTAATATGTTATTCATATTGAGTTCTTTATTGCATATATTATCAACTTTAAATAGGCATGTTtcgttttttttaaatattttgtatattatttgatCCAAACTCCTTTTCTCATAACATCTATTTTAATAATCATTCATGTATTATTAGTTTtactttatatatgtatattatttcaAGTTCAAGTATgtgttattcattttaatttctcatataatttttaaattgttttgtatcaTATTGGTTCCTAGTTCCATATTGTTTTGtatgttatatttttgttttcatattatttgatatattattgtTTCATAGTGTCCATTAGTCTTTTGTGTTACTATCTTAATTTTATTATCTATGTTTGACAACTTGTGATAGTTCTATTCGATTAGCTATGTTTTTTTTTAGTTTccattattttgattattattgTTTGAATGTGAGCTCATTGCCATTATATGTATGTTAActcgtttttttatttttatactatttccaTTCATAAATAGAGTCTGTTATCCATGTATATTTTTTCATGCTTATTCCCCTTTCATTCGCAAATATCGCATTGTAGTTTTCAATTTATTGATCCGAAATCCATGATTCTATTTTATTCCGAGTCAAATTAATGTATTTTGGGTCGACTTTATAAAACAAAGGCGAAGTTGATGTTCAGCAATTCGATAGatcatgccctaacttactgagttttgatttttcttgtttaacctaaataacgacatattcttttaaatcacaatacgaattttaaataaaatggttACTCTCTGAGATttgaggtgttgtgccctaacttactggatatgacatcttattacctcgagataagattttttacaaataaggcaatatttcgtgtttggcaATTtcaagaaatcgtgccctacgtgttgggtttcgatttatcgtCTGACCgaataatcgaatatcctttttaaaatttcaatgcatgagtttttggaaatcacgagatgattttggTATCGAAGGTTTGAAATGTAGTGTCCTACGTGTTGGAtctgatattttatttcttcgaaaCAAGAAAATCTTAATATTCATTTCAAGTTATCCAAACATTCATAAAAGGGATCGtacttcaaaatttattttaaatcttttcCATTTTCGGCATTGAGACAGTAATTAAtcgattaggtaccaattttgggtgtttcGAGGGTGccaatccttcctcgtacgtaaccgactcccgatcccgttttctcaaatttcgtagatcaaaaccgttgttttagtaaaccaaaatgctttattaaaatgaccaaacttctcggtgatccgatcacacctaaacaaaaaagattggtggcgactccccatGTTCGTTTTCGTTTTTAAAACTAAAGTCGACGCCCTTTTCAAAAAATGGTCTCGacaactagtattcaagattgaatacgtagaatatgagaaaatatgtgatgttttcatgaagGGGAGTAAATACGTGTTacactctttttcccttaaccgaggttttgtcccattgggttttcctggtaaggtttttaatgatgcagcatattatgcgtattatggattgtgtactctttttctttcattaggtttttatcccacaggATTCTTCCTAATAAGGTTTTCCAAGGGGAAgtattatgaatatcttattaaatgtccatcatgatcaagataaagttttggtgtactttaaattctaatagttattagaattagatctctacttcttttatatttcttatgcctataaatagagactctgatgaagcattgtaatcattccttttgatcaataaagtacatcctgtattgctttcatattttttttgttttttattctctccatctctctttattttataacagttACTATTTCACTATACCCTTATATGACACTTGTCAACCCTAACCTTACCTGTGGAGTTTAAAAACTTCACTGGTCGTGTGCAAAATAATTCCCCATATTATAATGtttttttagatatttatgtGTTAATAATTCATTACTTTCTCATATCGCTGTCAATTCATctcatatttaaataatttttcataGATAAATTCATATAGCTAAGAATTAATATAAGAGAAAATATGAAAACTACACACTAATTTTTATTTTGTGCAACTTTATACATAGAATTTTGATTTAGTCTAATTTTACAAACCACTAACACCATTATTTATACAACACTATTTTATATAcacatattatataaaaaataattatatttattgtaGGCGAAGAAATTTTTGGACTAATTAAAAAATATCACGTGTCAAGTTGAAATTACATCAATAAAATCAAAGTTAGCATAGGTGAAAATAATGACATCATATATTTGTCATAATTATTTTctctaaataatttaaattaatcaagagataaaaataaaattttaattattcactaattaaaaataaaataactaagtgatgatattatataattattttatctctAATTAAGAATAATTAGAAGTGCAGTTATACTATTCTATCAAGGGACCAAGGCCACTACTTTCCCCTCTAGCTACAACCTTAACCATTgatgtttgattttatttcattttaaacttttTTGAAACAAAAATACTGCCAGAAAATAAATCATCAACATCTAATATAAATCGATGTGGGACTTTCCCCTAAATCACCTAAAAAGGATATAAACCACAATAAAATGATATCCAAATGCCAGAAAATCTATTAatgtaaattttaataattttggcaACATTACAACTCTTTTAAACAAGTGTGTCCATTTTGTTTTCCTTTAATGGAAATATCAAAAGAAACATCTGTCTTAAGGTACGTTTTGTTCACTGTAATGGAATAGGGTTGTAATTGAATAtggctgtaatggaatagagctgtaatcagtaatttaattatttggttgaatggaatggaatagagctgtaatagtattcttgtgtttggttaaATGGAATAAATATTGTAATAGTATAAAGAAAAagacttaaatgaccaaaatactcttaacaaaatttttgcgGGTAGttgattattgttattaaattttaataagactaCTTTAGTTTTTTACCGTGTGTAAGTGGACTTCTCCCCTAattatacaatataaaaataaattgatatatttatttcaaaTCTGCAGGAtcgaattaaaattaaagtttcgaACCACAACCCAAATGATTGTACATTGAATCAAAGTGGATATTGAAGATATTTtgggaattttaaaatttttatttttaataaattcatgtatttatatgtatttaaagttttatctATATTTATAACTTTCTGTAGatcaaatttattatattataccaattaaaaaaTGGCTAGTCACTATATTGTAACTTTTTCAATTGACGGCTGATTAATGTAGTTTAACATTAGTGTTATTATGTATTGGAattgattttaaattaattagttaataAAATTTGTAGAAAGAGAGAAGTTATGTTTCGCTTGAATGAAAAGGTATTCATGTCAACATACCTATTTTTACTTCTTCAAACGAAGTTATGGTAAAATTTGAAGCCTGGAGACAGAGAGAGGAGTGCAGCTTCCAGTTTaacttatgatatattttaattgCCAAACCCAtcaaaaagaacatgaaacaagggAATTAATGGACAAAAGGGTAATCAAAATGAGATCTGCATCCTTCATCCTATAAGGTATAATTTCCCCTGTTCATACTTGATATAAACACAACTTATCtgattttgaaatgttctgtACAAGAAATTTACACATCCATGAAGAAAACTCAGATGCCCTGCAGCTGTGATCATGTGTTGACAGCatccaaaaaaagaaaaacaccATTTCGGTTTCACCTTGGCACAACTCCCATCTGATGGCAGAATCTGTGGGTATCCTTACCTCCTATTCACAGATATCCTCCTGCGCTTGTTGTAGCATCACTTGACAAAATCGTTACCGCCACCTTTTGTTTCCTCACAATAGGCAGTCTGAACTGAGCACTCTGGATTGACTTCATTATCGCATCGAGCATGGTCAATTTGAGTTGGTTGGTTTGCCTGTAACTGAGAAAGATCTGGTGAATCGAGAAGGagaaaatgaaatgaaagaaaTAGGTTATTGATGGACTAATGAAATGTGCTTGAGAGTCAATAAAAAAGTACCGTAACCACAATATCAACATTGTCAGTAATCCACCCGCCAGTATCAATCCTGCCAAAACATCATATACcgattattattaacatattttagCAGGCAGCATCAGAGGCAGTATGTTTGAACAGAGAATATAACATGAAAAATCGAGAAAATAAAGAGGTTCATATGAGTGGAGCCAATATATATCCCGAGTCAAAGCAGAGTCCGACTTGTTTGAAATAGGTGTACAACTCAGCTTATTGCTTCATAAATTAGCATAGACGGTGAGACCATCAATTCATAGGTGTAAACAATTGTACGCAGCTATATCCCATACATCTGTGTCTTGGTAAGAGACGAAGACTTCCGATGCTGATCATTCCAAAGGGTTAATAAGTGATAGCAAAAAATTCAGGATTGGAAGAACAGCAATGAACAACCCGTCATCATTACCATCGAAAACCATATCCAACTAACATACTTGAAAGAGTTCAGGATTCAAAGACCAGCAATGAACGACCT
Above is a genomic segment from Gossypium arboreum isolate Shixiya-1 chromosome 8, ASM2569848v2, whole genome shotgun sequence containing:
- the LOC108463073 gene encoding uncharacterized protein LOC108463073 isoform X10 codes for the protein MRIQYAKTKFVSPKIMETLFPEKRRRNKKKKVVILWYLRFSAKRDFAVFTTVREAEIINDNSTKQIPFTGLILAGGLLTMLILWLRYRQTNQLKLTMLDAIMKSIQSAQFRLPIVRKQKVAVTILSSDATTSAGGYL
- the LOC108463073 gene encoding uncharacterized protein LOC108463073 isoform X8, coding for MVEGSQVTPKKSSLDDPRSEFPADTICQDKVCIAKNNGNFVPRKKKKKQEEKGLILAGGLLTMLILWLRYFFIDSQAHFISPSITYFFHFIFSFSIHQIFLSYRQTNQLKLTMLDAIMKSIQSAQFRLPIVRKQKVAVTILSSDATTSAGGYL
- the LOC108463073 gene encoding uncharacterized protein LOC108463073 isoform X6 — its product is METLFPEKRRRNKKKKVVILWYLRFSAKRDFAVFTTVREAEIINDNSTKQIPFTGLILAGGLLTMLILWLRYFFIDSQAHFISPSITYFFHFIFSFSIHQIFLSYRQTNQLKLTMLDAIMKSIQSAQFRLPIVRKQKVAVTILSSDATTSAGGYL
- the LOC108463073 gene encoding uncharacterized protein LOC108463073 isoform X4, with translation MRIQYAKTKFVSPKIMETLFPEKRRRNKKKKVVILWYLRFSAKRDFAVFTTVREAEIINDNSTKQIPFTGLILAGGLLTMLILWLRYFFIDSQAHFISPSITYFFHFIFSFSIHQIFLSYRQTNQLKLTMLDAIMKSIQSAQFRLPIVRKQKVAVTILSSDATTSAGGYL
- the LOC108463073 gene encoding uncharacterized protein LOC108463073 isoform X3 → MILGLNFQRIQYAKTKFVSPKIMETLFPEKRRRNKKKKVVILWYLRFSAKRDFAVFTTVREAEIINDNSTKQIPFTGLILAGGLLTMLILWLRYFFIDSQAHFISPSITYFFHFIFSFSIHQIFLSYRQTNQLKLTMLDAIMKSIQSAQFRLPIVRKQKVAVTILSSDATTSAGGYL
- the LOC108463073 gene encoding uncharacterized protein LOC108463073 isoform X12: MVEGSQVTPKKSSLDDPRSEFPADTICQDKVCIAKNNGNFVPRKKKKKQEEKGLILAGGLLTMLILWLRQTNQLKLTMLDAIMKSIQSAQFRLPIVRKQKVAVTILSSDATTSAGGYL
- the LOC108463073 gene encoding uncharacterized protein LOC108463073 isoform X9, producing the protein MLNVHKSWVNNHWAFPELLRTDTICQDKVCIAKNNGNFVPRKKKKKQEEKGLILAGGLLTMLILWLRYFFIDSQAHFISPSITYFFHFIFSFSIHQIFLSYRQTNQLKLTMLDAIMKSIQSAQFRLPIVRKQKVAVTILSSDATTSAGGYL
- the LOC108463073 gene encoding uncharacterized protein LOC108463073 isoform X1, which encodes MVEGSQVTPKKSSLDDPRSEFPADTICQDKVCIAKNNGNFVPRKKKKKQEEKVILWYLRFSAKRDFAVFTTVREAEIINDNSTKQIPFTGLILAGGLLTMLILWLRYFFIDSQAHFISPSITYFFHFIFSFSIHQIFLSYRQTNQLKLTMLDAIMKSIQSAQFRLPIVRKQKVAVTILSSDATTSAGGYL
- the LOC108463073 gene encoding uncharacterized protein LOC108463073 isoform X2, which codes for MLNVHKSWVNNHWAFPELLRTDTICQDKVCIAKNNGNFVPRKKKKKQEEKVILWYLRFSAKRDFAVFTTVREAEIINDNSTKQIPFTGLILAGGLLTMLILWLRYFFIDSQAHFISPSITYFFHFIFSFSIHQIFLSYRQTNQLKLTMLDAIMKSIQSAQFRLPIVRKQKVAVTILSSDATTSAGGYL